Within the Bradyrhizobium cosmicum genome, the region CCAGCCCGGTGGCGGTGCTAGATCCTGATGCAGGAAAATGGCGCCTGGCCGGCTGGCACGGGCCGCAGGATGAGAAGGATTTGAGGCAATGATCCAGACGGTTGGCATCATCGGGGCAGGGACCATGGGGAACGGCATCGCGCAGATCTGCGCGGCGGCCGGTCTTTCGGTCGTGATGGTCGACATTTCCGATGCGGCGGTGAACCGCGGCCTCGCCACCGTCGGCGGCAGCCTTGAGCGGCTGGTCAAGAAGGAGAAGATGTCGGCGGCCGACCGCGACGCCACGCTCAAGCGCATCACCGGCACCACCGACCGGGCGAAGCTTGCCAGTTGTGATCTCGTCATCGAGGCCGCGACCGAGAACGAGGAGCTCAAGGTCAAGATCCTGAAGGACCTCTGCGCCACTCTGTCGCCGCGCACGCTGCTCGCGACCAATACCTCGTCGATCTCGATTACCAAGCTCGCAGCCGCAACTGATCGTCCCGACCGCTTCATCGGCATGCACTTCTTCAACCCGGTGCCGGTAATGGCGCTGCTCGAGCTGATCCGCGGCTTGCAGACCTCCGACGATACCCATGCCAAGGCGCTCGATTTCGCCCAGCGCGTCGGCAAGGTGGCGATCACCGCGAAGAACAGTCCGGGCTTTGCCGTCAACCGCATCCTCTGCCCGATGATCAACGAGGCGATCTTCGCGCTGCAGGAAGGCATCGCGACCGCCGAGGAGATCGACGCCGGCATGAAGCTCGGCTGCAACCATCCGATCGGGCCGCTGGCACTCGCCGATCTGGTCGGCCTCGACACCATGCTGTCGGTGATGGAGGTCTTTTACAAAGGCTTCAACGACCCCAAATACCGCCCGGCCCCCTTGCTCAGGGAAATGGTCGATGCCGGCCATCTCGGCCGCAAGACCGGGCAGGGCTTTTACACTTACGGCGCCTGATCGATGCGCCAGCGGCGGGCGTTCAGCGTCCGCCGCCTGATTCCCGCATTTGCGCTGCGACAAAGACGCCGCTCGCAATTGGCCTGACAATGTCGAACGGGCGGCTGGCGGGACCAACGGAACGGAAAACGAAGGATATGTCGGATCGACTGAAGGCCGAGCGCGAAGCTGCGGTCGCACGGCGGAACCTGCTGACCCAGGATGCGATCGAGCGCACCGGGATTACCGAAGAGATGATCGGGGAACTCGTCACCCGCTTCTACGGACGCGTGCGCGAGGATGCGCTGCTGGGACCGGTGTTCGCGATCGTGCAGAACTGGGACGAGCATCTCGCCAAGCTCCGGGATTTCTGGTCGTCGGTCGTCCTGATGAGCGGCCGCTATCATGGCTCGCCGATGCGGGCGCATATGCCGCTGAGCCTCATCGGCGATCATTTCGACAGCTGGCTCGATCTGTTCGAACAGACCGCGCGCGAGGTTTGCCCGCCCCCGGCAGCCGCGCTGTTCATCGACAAGGCGCGGCGCATCGCCGACAGTTTTGAGATGGCATCGGCGACGATTGCCGGCCGTATCGCCGCGCCGCGTCACGTGCTGAGGTCCTGACGACGAGCCTGCCTGCGAAGTGTGCAATGTATCGCTTCGAAGTTGCATTGCGTGATCGGCAGCGCGCCGCACCAATTCCGACATCGTCGATCTGGTCTGCAAAATCATCATGCCGCTCGCGCGGTACGACGTAGAATTTGCGAAAACGCGTTTGAATGCGTTCACTCGCGTTCAATCAACGCGAGCAAAGCCATATTGATGCACTGCGGCGCCAATTCTCCGCCTTCATTTCGGCAGAGTTCCAGCGCCTGCTAGCGGGCATGTCGCGCGCATCATTCAGCATCACCTCCTCATCCTCCGAGAGCACCGCGGAGCCTGACATCGACGCAAGTGCGGAGCAGACGCGGCGAACGCTGCTGCTTGGGGCGCTCGCGACCACCGTGTGCCTCGGTTGTTCCGTGCAGGCTCGCGCGGGCGAGGATCCGCCCGGCTCCGACGAGCGTCCGAAGAAGGGCGACCAGCTGGTCTTCTCCGAAGGTGAGCAGGAAGGAAGGCTGATCACCTCCGCTGACATCCCGAGGGGCGGACCGCCGGTGCATGCCTGGCCGAAGGATCCGAGCACATCGGTGGTACGCAACGCCTCTCGCCTCAACGAGATCCTGATCATCCGTCTCGATCCCGCCGAGCTCGACGAGCAAACCCGTGCGCGGGCCGTCGACGGCATCCTCGCCTATTCGGCGATCTGTTCGCATGCCGGCTGTCCTGTCACCGCTTGGGTCAAGAGCGACGTCGGCGACAAGGAGGTGTTCAAGTGCATGTGCCACAACTCCGAATACGATCCCCGTGCGAGCGCGCAGGTCGTGTTCGGGCCGGCGCCGCGGCGGCTCGCCGCCCTGCCGATTGCGCTCGCCGACGGCTCGCTCAGCGTCGCCGGTAACTTCGTCGGAAAGGTGGGAGGCGTGCAGCCAGGATGACGGACGGTGCGGGACATGCCCGCGTCACGAGAGGCCGCATCCGCCGAGGGGCGGACGACGGGACGAACGATACGAATTCAAAATAACAATTCAAAACAAGAATTCAAACGGATGAAAAAGGGGAACGTCCATGAAAACGTCCAAGCAAACGTCGGTCACCAGGAAGCAATGGTACCTGTCCGGCTTCGTCGCCTTCACCTGTCTCGTTTCGACCGCCGCGTTCGCCGGCCCGATCGAGAATTATTCTCCGGTGACCCAGCAGCGCCTGGAAAATCCGGAACCCAGCAACTGGATGCTCTATCGGCGCACGTATGACGGGCAGGGCTACAGCCCGCTCGACCAGATCAACACGTCGAACGTGAAGAATCTCACCCCGGTCTGGACGTTTGCCACCGGCGTGGTCGAGGGCCACGAGGCACCGCCGCTCGTCAACAACGGCGTGATGTTCGTGACGACCCCGATGGGACAGGTGATCGCGATCGACGCCAGGACCGGCGACGAATATTGGCGCTACAAGCGGCAGCTCCCCGACGATCTGTTCCAGTTGCATCCAACCAATCGTGGCGTTGGCCTGTGGGAGGACAAGCTCTATCTCGCCACCACCGACGACCACGTTGTCGCGCTCGACGCCAAGACCGGCAAAGTCCTGTGGGACACCAAGGTGCAGGACTACAGGAAGGGTCAGTATATGACCCTGATGCCGCTGATTATCGAGGGCAAGGTCATCGTCGGTGGCTCCGGTGGTGAGCTCGGCGTGCGCGGCTACGTCGCCGCGTTCGACGCCAAGGACGGCAAGGAGCTGTGGCGCACCTTCACCATTCCCGGCGAGGGCGAGCCCGGTCACGACACCTGGCAGGGCGACGATTGGAAGACCGGCGGCGGTTCTGCCTGGATGACCGGCAATTACGACAAGGATACCAAGACGATCTATTGGGGCGTCGGTAACGCCGCGCCGTGGCCGGGCGAGACGCATCCGGGCGATAATCTTTACACCTCGTCGGTGCTCGCGCTTGATCCGAACAACGGCAAGATCAAAACCTATCACCAGTACCACCAGAACGATTCCTGGGACTGGGACGAGGTCGATGCACCCATGCTGATCGACCTGCAACGCGATGGCCGCACCATCAAGAGCCTGATCCATCCCGGCCGCGATGCGATCTTCTGGGTGCTGGAGCGCACCCCGACCAAGATCAATTACGTCGCCGGATGGCCGTTCGTCGCGACCGACGTCTGGAAGGGCATCGACGAGACCGGCAAGCCGATCGTCGATCCCGCGCACAAGCCGGTCATCGGCAAGCGGGTCGAGTTCTGCCCGTCGCTGTGGGGCGGCAAGGATTGGCCGTCGGCGGCCTATAGCCAGAAGACCGGCCTCGTCTACGTGCCTGCCAACGAGAATTTCTGCGGCGGCTTCACGGGCGAGAAGGTTCCGCTCAAGGCGGGCGAGCTCTGGCTCGGCACCAAGCCGGAAGACATCGGCCTGAAGACCAAGCCGGGGGCGGATCATTTCGGCGAGCTCCAGGCCTGGGATCCCGCCACGGGGAAGAAGGTGTGGCAGCACAACTTCCCGAAATCCCAGTTGTTCGGTTCGGTGACGGCGACGGCGGGCGACCTCGTCTTCGTCGGCGGCACCAACGATCGCAACTTCCGCGCCTTCAACGCCAAGACCGGCGAGCTGTTGTGGGAGCAGAAGACCAACTCCGGCATCATGGGCATGCCGGTGTCCTATGAGATCGACGGCACCCAGTATATCGCGATCCAGTCGGGCTGGGGCGTCGACGCGCAGCGCATCCAGGATGCACTCGTGACCAATAACATTGGCATCGAGGCGAACGTGCCGCAAGGCGGCGTCGTCTGGGTGTTCGCGCTGAAGAAATAAGCTCCGCAGGCGGATCGAAAGAAGCGGAGCCTCTGGGGGCAAATGCGGCGGACGGCAACGTCCGCCGCATTTTGCTGTCTTCCTTCTCCCCTTGCGGGAGAAGGAGAAGGTGGCGCGCGCCGGATGAGGGGTCCTATCCGCGTACACACATTGCGACGAGCGCTCGCGGAGACAAACCCCTTACCCAAGCGAGTTTGTCGCCACCAGCGTCGCTGCCCTCTCCCGCAAGGGGCGAGGGCACGATGGGCAGACGCGAAACTACTACTTCCCCTGGCGATCCACCTTGTCCTTTTCCTTCTGGTTCATCTCCTGAATCTTGGGGTCGGTGCTGCTCTGCCCGGTGGTCTGGGTGGTCGAGGCGGGCGGAGCGGTTGCGTTGGGCAGCGAGTTCTGCTCCGGCGCGGTGGGACGCGTGGCCGTGGTCGGCGGGGTCGTGCTGCTCTGCGCGAACGCGCCTGTGGTCGTCATGAAAAAGGCGCCCGACAGCAAAGAGACTGCGAGCGCCCTTGAGATGTTGGTCATCGATCTGCTCCTGTCAGATCGATGGAAACGGCGCGGAGCCGCCTTATGTTCCCGCGCTAAGCCTCCAATTGCTTGCCGAGCGGAAGATTGCGGATACGTTTGCCCGTCGCGGCGAAGATCGCATTCATCAGTGCGGGTGCGAAGGGCGGCACGCCGGGCTCGCCGACGCCGCTCGGCGGCGTGTCGGGTCCGGGTGGCACGATGTAGACGTTGGTCACCCCAGGAGATTCGTCCATCCTGACGACCTGGAAGTCGTCAAAGTTCTTCTGTTCCACCTTGCCGTCCTTGAAGGTGACCGCTCCGTATTTGGCCAGGCTCAACCCCATGATCGCCGCGCCCTCGATTTGCGAAGCGATGCGCTCGGGGTTGACATAGGTGCCGCAGTCGATCGCGGTGTCGACCCGCGGCACACTCAGCTTGCCCTTGTCGTCGACGGAGACCTCGACAATGGTCGCGATGTAGCTGACGAAGCTGCGGTGCACGGCAATGCCAAGGCCGTGGCCCTTGGGCACCTGACGGCCCCATTCGCCCTTCTCGGCGACCAGCTCGACCACCTTGCGCAGGCGCGCGGTATCGATCGGGTAGCTGTCGGTGGGCTCGCCGTAGTTCCACATGTCCTTGACGGCGGGCTTGACGATGCGCGGGCTGCCGATCAGCGCGAGCAGCGTCTCCTTCTGGTCGCGGCCGGTCGCAGCCGCGATCTCGCCGACCATCGACTGCACCGCGAAGGCGCGCGGGATGT harbors:
- a CDS encoding 3-hydroxybutyryl-CoA dehydrogenase is translated as MIQTVGIIGAGTMGNGIAQICAAAGLSVVMVDISDAAVNRGLATVGGSLERLVKKEKMSAADRDATLKRITGTTDRAKLASCDLVIEAATENEELKVKILKDLCATLSPRTLLATNTSSISITKLAAATDRPDRFIGMHFFNPVPVMALLELIRGLQTSDDTHAKALDFAQRVGKVAITAKNSPGFAVNRILCPMINEAIFALQEGIATAEEIDAGMKLGCNHPIGPLALADLVGLDTMLSVMEVFYKGFNDPKYRPAPLLREMVDAGHLGRKTGQGFYTYGA
- a CDS encoding group III truncated hemoglobin, encoding MSDRLKAEREAAVARRNLLTQDAIERTGITEEMIGELVTRFYGRVREDALLGPVFAIVQNWDEHLAKLRDFWSSVVLMSGRYHGSPMRAHMPLSLIGDHFDSWLDLFEQTAREVCPPPAAALFIDKARRIADSFEMASATIAGRIAAPRHVLRS
- a CDS encoding ubiquinol-cytochrome c reductase iron-sulfur subunit, translating into MSRASFSITSSSSESTAEPDIDASAEQTRRTLLLGALATTVCLGCSVQARAGEDPPGSDERPKKGDQLVFSEGEQEGRLITSADIPRGGPPVHAWPKDPSTSVVRNASRLNEILIIRLDPAELDEQTRARAVDGILAYSAICSHAGCPVTAWVKSDVGDKEVFKCMCHNSEYDPRASAQVVFGPAPRRLAALPIALADGSLSVAGNFVGKVGGVQPG
- a CDS encoding methanol/ethanol family PQQ-dependent dehydrogenase, which codes for MKTSKQTSVTRKQWYLSGFVAFTCLVSTAAFAGPIENYSPVTQQRLENPEPSNWMLYRRTYDGQGYSPLDQINTSNVKNLTPVWTFATGVVEGHEAPPLVNNGVMFVTTPMGQVIAIDARTGDEYWRYKRQLPDDLFQLHPTNRGVGLWEDKLYLATTDDHVVALDAKTGKVLWDTKVQDYRKGQYMTLMPLIIEGKVIVGGSGGELGVRGYVAAFDAKDGKELWRTFTIPGEGEPGHDTWQGDDWKTGGGSAWMTGNYDKDTKTIYWGVGNAAPWPGETHPGDNLYTSSVLALDPNNGKIKTYHQYHQNDSWDWDEVDAPMLIDLQRDGRTIKSLIHPGRDAIFWVLERTPTKINYVAGWPFVATDVWKGIDETGKPIVDPAHKPVIGKRVEFCPSLWGGKDWPSAAYSQKTGLVYVPANENFCGGFTGEKVPLKAGELWLGTKPEDIGLKTKPGADHFGELQAWDPATGKKVWQHNFPKSQLFGSVTATAGDLVFVGGTNDRNFRAFNAKTGELLWEQKTNSGIMGMPVSYEIDGTQYIAIQSGWGVDAQRIQDALVTNNIGIEANVPQGGVVWVFALKK